In Oncorhynchus gorbuscha isolate QuinsamMale2020 ecotype Even-year linkage group LG02, OgorEven_v1.0, whole genome shotgun sequence, a single genomic region encodes these proteins:
- the zmp:0000001268 gene encoding CYTL1 domain-containing protein produces the protein MAILGHTLLALSLVALVLCYPNPPTCYTKVLSMARDLTHQAAMIKMEPETRRCMAHIPHLYLDVHNACIMPKMRQYVFLMDGLRELRCAYTRKVRVVGLEVRQLHMIMSQRCHGELVFTTDDCAALDRPLMSWSRK, from the exons ATGGCCATTTTAGGACACACACTACTAGCACTTTCACTGGTAGCACTGGTCCTATGCTACCCTAACCCACCGACATGCTACACAAAGGTGTTGAGTATGGCTCGAGACCTCACACATCAGGCAGCGATGATCAAGATGGAACCTGAAACT AGGCGTTGCATGGCGCACATCCCACATCTCTACCTAGATGTGCAT AACGCTTGCATCATGCCGAAGATGAGGCAGTACGTCTTTCTGATGGACGGCTTGCGTGAACTGCGCTGTGCTTACACCAGGAAAGTGCGGGTGGTGGGTCTCGAGGTCAGGCAACTGCACATGATCATGTCCCAGAGGTGTCACGGG GAGCTGGTGTTCACCACTGATGACTGTGCAGCCTTGGACCGCCCGCTGATGAGCTGGAGCCGGAAATGA